A window from Carassius gibelio isolate Cgi1373 ecotype wild population from Czech Republic chromosome B3, carGib1.2-hapl.c, whole genome shotgun sequence encodes these proteins:
- the LOC127953280 gene encoding zinc finger BED domain-containing protein 4-like, which produces MEAPQKRCRKSVVWEHFHLETPNKVRCMYCDRQLAYFNNTSSMMRHLRSTHPAILQCAEDGNIPPVPRPATDTAGPSKQGRQRELDEALVDMVVKDLQPFTIVEDEGFMAFVNKLDPSYVLPSRKALKTMVTERYNISKEKTMEDLKKADFVSLTADMWSSINMDGYLGVTCHYITPEAKLATVVLGVRRFYQTHTAQHLMEAKALLMAEWGITTKVQCMVTDNASNMILSAQLLNLRHVPCFAHNLNLIVKKALDQTPLINEIRQKARKIVGLFRSSCKAKDKLVEMQGLMGRPALKLMQEVDTRWNSTYDMLQRLYEQREPVGAVLSNLNSDTAPLTSFEYNIIQESLSLLQPFKLATTELSEEQRVSASKLIPLYRMLQHKLSQKKGQSAQESTAQLGTHLQEGLHSRCGGYESFRALALATLLDPWFKNVGFGNPAKAQEAEKQITLECASLMRSNTATPEPQSTSGPSSSSSTTTSTTETQDSLWELFDSRIHETQAIHSATADATVEVKKYLKDAFLPRTHDPLSYWKERAVIFPHLYVLAKKYLCMPATSVPCERIFSKAGEIISKKRSRLSPSTAEQLIFLNKNL; this is translated from the exons ATGGAGGCTCCACAGAAGAGATGCCGTAAATCTGTGGTGTGGGAGCATTTCCATTTGGAAACCCCAAATAAAGTGAGATGTATGTATTGTGATAGGCAGCTAGCCTACTTCAACAATACATCATCCATGATGCGCCATTTGAGGAGCACTCATCCTGCCATTTTGCAGTGTGCAGAGGATGGTAACATTCCCCCTGTACCTAGGCCTGCTACTGACACTGCTGGGCCATCTAAACAAG gcaGACAGAGGGAATTGGATGAGGCTCTTGTAGACATGGTGGTAAAGGATTTGCAGCCCTTCACTATCGTGGAGGATGAGGGTTTCATGGCTTTTGTGAACAAACTTGATCCAAGCTATGTCCTCCCATCCCGGAAGGCACTTAAAACGATGGTAACCGAAAGGTACAACATTTCTAAGGAGAAGACAATGGAGGACCTAAAAAAGGCAGATTTTGTTAGCCTTACAGCTGACATGTGGTCCTCCATTAATATGGACGGATACCTTGGTGTTACTTGCCACTACATAACACCAGAGGCAAAGCTGGCAACTGTTGTACTGGGTGTAAGGAGGTtttaccaaacacacacagcccAGCATCTCATGGAGGCTAAAGCTTTGCTAATGGCCGAGTGGGGAATAACCACCAAAGTTCAGTGTATGGTGACTGATAATGCATCCAACATGATCTTAAGTGCCCAGCTACTGAACCTTCGGCATGTCCCATGTTTTGCccacaatttaaatttaattgtaaaaaaggccctagATCAAACCCCACTCATCAATGAAATACGACAGAAAGCCAGAAAGATAGTGGGGTTATTTAGATCCAGCTGCAAAGCAAAGGACAAGCTTGTGGAGATGCAGGGCTTGATGGGCAGACCAGCTCTGAAACTGATgcaggaggtggacacaagatgGAACAGCACTTACGACATGTTGCAGCGCTTGTATGAGCAACGAGAGCCAGTGGGTGCAGTGCTATCAAATTTAAACAGTGATACTGCTCCGCTGACAAGTTTTGAGTATAACATTATACAAGAATCATTGTCACTACTGCAGCCTTTCAAACTCGCAACGACAGAGTTGTCAGAGGAACAGAGAGTGTCTGCTTCAAAGCTCATACCACTTTACAGGATGTTGCAGCACAAGCTATCGCAGAAAAAAGGCCAATCAGCACAGGAATCAACTGCACAATTAG GCACACACCTGCAAGAAGGTCTGCACTCAAGATGTGGTGGGTACGAGTCATTCAGAGCCTTGGCTCTGGCTACACTGCTGGACCCATGGTTCAAAAATGTGGGTTTTGGAAATCCTGCCAAAGCCCAGGAGGCTGAAAAGCAGATCACACTGGAGTGTGCTTCGCTGATGCGTTCAAACACAGCAACTCCTG AGCCACAGTCAACATCaggcccatcatcatcatcatcaacaacaacatcaacaacagaaaCCCAGGACAGTTTATGGGAACTTTTTGATAGTCGTATACATGAAACCCAGGCGATACACAGTGCCACAGCAGATGCCACAGTAGAAGTTAAAAAGTacctaaaagatgcatttttgccAAGAACCCATGATCCACTAAGTTACTGGAAAGAGAGAGCTGtgatttttcctcatttgtatgtcCTTGCTAAAAAATATCTATGCATGCCAGCAACAAGTGTCCCTTGTGAGAGGATTTTTTCTAAGGCTGGAGAAattatcagtaaaaaaagaaGTAGGCTAAGCCCT